From the genome of Sander lucioperca isolate FBNREF2018 chromosome 1, SLUC_FBN_1.2, whole genome shotgun sequence, one region includes:
- the rdh10a gene encoding retinol dehydrogenase 10-A, with the protein MMIIIAEFFVVILKVLWAFVTAGAKWVVRPKEKSVAGQVCVITGAGSGLGRLFAKEFARRRAILVLWDINSQSNEETAEMVRQIYHEIDTPITKDGPVGGVEEVPPFQPQVYTYACDVGKRESVYSTAEKMRREVGNVDILINNAGVVSGHHLLECPDELIERTMVVNCHALFWTTKAFLPKMLELNHGHIVTVASSLGLFSTAGVEDYCASKFGAIGFHESLSHELKASEKDGINMTLVCPYLVETGMFKGVRIRKEIEPFLPPLKPEFCVKQAMRAILTDQPMICTPRIVYMVNFMKSILPFEAIVCMYRFLGADKCMYPFLAQRKEAMNNNDAKNGI; encoded by the exons ATGATGATAATTATTGCGGAGTTCTTCGTGGTCATTTTGAAGGTGCTCTGGGCTTTTGTAACGGCCGGGGCTAAATGGGTTGTGCGGCCCAAGGAAAAGAGCGTGGCGGGACAGGTGTGCGTGATCACCGGAGCTGGAAGCGGCCTCGGGCGGCTCTTCGCCAAGGAGTTCGCCCGGAGACGAGCCATACTGGTGTTGTGGGACATAAACAGCCAAAGCAATGAGGAAACAGCGGAGATGGTGCGGCAGATATACCATGAAATTGACACTCCCATTACCAAAGACG GACCTGTTGGAGGGGTAGAGGAGGTCCCTCCTTTCCAGCCCCAGGTCTACACCTATGCGTGTGATGTGGGAAAGCGTGAGAGTGTGTATTCTACAGCTGAGAAGATGCGTCGAGAGGTGGGAAATGTGGACATACTGATCAACAATGCCGGCGTCGTCTCCGGTCATCACCTTCTGGAGTGCCCCGATGAGCTGATCGAGCGCACCATGGTGGTCAACTGCCATGCACTCTTCTGG ACCACCAAGGCGTTTCTCCCCAAGATGTTGGAGCTGAATCATGGTCACATTGTGACGGTTGCCAGCTCCCTGGGTTTATTCAGCACAGCTGGAGTGGAG GATTACTGCGCCAGTAAATTCGGTGCCATTGGGTTCCACGAGTCACTGAGCCATGAGCTGAAGGCCTCAGAGAAGGATGGCATCAACATGACTCTGGTGTGCCCTTACCTGGTCGAAACGGGAATGTTCAAAGGCGTCAGGATAAG gaAGGAGATTGAGCCTTTCCTGCCTCCCCTGAAGCCAGAGTTCTGTGTGAAACAGGCCATGAGGGCCATTCTCACTGACCAGCCCATGATCTGTACACCTCGCATTGTCTATATGGTCAACTTCATGAAAAG CATCCTGCCCTTCGAGGCCATTGTGTGCATGTACCGGTTCCTGGGCGCCGACAAGTGCATGTACCCCTTCCTAGCTCAGAGAAAGGAGGCCATGAACAACAATGATGCGAAGAATGGGATCTAG
- the rpl7 gene encoding 60S ribosomal protein L7, translated as MADAEKKVPAVPESLLKRRKAFATMKAMRVKKMLAEKKARKVTRKLIYKRAEKYHKEYRQMYRREVRLGRTARKVGNFYVPAEPKLAFVVRIRGINGVSPKVRKVLQLLRLRQIFNGVFVRLNKASINMLRIAEPYIAWGYPNLKSVRELIYKRGHGRMRKQRIALTDNALVEKALGKYGIICVEDLIHEIYTVGKNFKPANNFLWPFKLSSPRGGMNKKTTHFVEGGDAGNREDQINRMIRRMN; from the exons ATGGCGGACGCAGA aaaaaaagtacCGGCGGTCCCTGAGAGCCTTTTGAAAAGGCGAAAGGCCTTTGCCACCATGAAGGCCATGCGCGTCAAGAAGATGCTGGCTGAGAAAAAG GCCCGCAAAGTGACCAGGAAACTGATCTACAAGAGGGCTGAGAAGTACCACAAGGAGTACAGACAGATGTACAGACGTGAAGTCCGCCTCGGCCGTACTGCTCGCAAAGTGGGAAACTTCTATGTGCCAGCTGAGCCCAAACTGGCCTTTGTTGTCAGGATCAGAGG TATCAATGGTGTCAGCCCCAAGGTCCGCAAAGTTCTTCAGCTGCTCCGTCTGCGCCAGATCTTCAATGGTGTATTCGTCAGGCTGAACAAGGCTTCAATCAACATGCTTAGGATTGCTGAGCCTTACATCGCTTGGGG ATACCCCAACCTGAAGTCTGTGCGTGAGCTCATCTACAAACGTGGCCATGGCAGGATGAGGAAACAGCGCATTGCCCTCACAGACAACGCTCTGGTGGAGAAGGCCCTCG GCAAATATGGCATCATCTGTGTTGAGGACCTCATCCATGAGATTTACACAGTTGGAAAGAACTTCAAACCCGCCAACAACTTCCTGTGGCCCTTCAAGCTGTCGTCACCCCGCGGTGGTATGAACAAGAAGACCACACACTTTGTGGAGGGAGGAGATGCTGGCAACCGGGAGGATCAGATCAACAGAATGATCCGGAGgatgaactaa